Proteins from one Hoplias malabaricus isolate fHopMal1 chromosome 2, fHopMal1.hap1, whole genome shotgun sequence genomic window:
- the LOC136679084 gene encoding voltage-gated potassium channel subunit beta-3, translating to MAENLMTIAYENGVNLFDTAEVYASGRAEITLGNIIKKKGWRRSSFVITTKIYWGGQAETERGLSRKHIIEGLRGSLSRLQLDYVDIVFANRNDVNSPMEEVVRAMTFVINQGMAMYWGTSRWSAMEIMEAYSVARQFNLIPPVCEQAEYHYFQRDKVEVQLPELYHKIGVGAMTWSPLACGLITGKYSDGVPECSRAAMKGYQWLKERVYSEEGRRQLAKIKELHLLADRLGCTAAQLAIAWCLRSEGVSSVLLGVSNTDQLLENLGALRILSQMTPQTVSEIDALLGNKPHSKKESRA from the exons ATGGCAGAGAACCTGATGACTATAGCATACGAGAATGGTGTGAATCTCTTCGATACTGCAGAGGTGTACGCCTCGGgcag ggcTGAAATCACTCTGGGTAATATTATTAAGAAGAAAGGCTGGAG GAGATCCAGTTTCGTAATAACCACTAAGATCTACTGGGGAGGACA GGcggagacagagaggggactCTCCAGAAAACACATTATTGAAG GTCTTCGAGGTTCTTTGTCCAGACTCCAGTTGGATTATGTGGACATCGTCTTTGCCAATCGAAACGATGTCAACAGTCCGATGGAAG AGGTGGTACGTGCGATGACCTTTGTAATAAACCAAGGCATGGCGATGTACTGGGGCACGTCTCGCTGGAGCGCCATGGAGATCATG GAGGCGTATTCAGTGGCGCGGCAGTTTAACCTGATCCCCCCAGTGTGTGAACAGGCCGAGTATCATTACTTCCAGAGAGATAAAGTGGAGGTTCAGCTGCCGGAGCTCTACCACAAAATCG gtgttgGGGCTATGACCTGGTCTCCTTTAGCGTGTGGGTTGATCACAGGAAAATACAGTGATGGAGTTCCTGAATGTTCTAGAGCCGCAATGAAA ggtTATCAGTGGTTAAAGGAGCGTGTTTATAGTGAAGAGGGACGCAGACAGCTGGCCAAAATCAAAGAGCTCCACCTGCTGGCTGACCGACTGGGCTGCACCGCCGCACAACTCGCCATCg cATGGTGTTTACGCAGTGAAGGTGTTAGTTCTGTTTTGTTGGGTGTCTCAAACACAGATCAACTTCTGGAGAACTTAGGCGCCCTtcgg ATCCTGTCTCAGATGACCCCTCAGACGGTCAGCGAGATCGACGCTCTGCTGGGAAACAagccacactccaaaaaagagTCTCGTGCATGA
- the LOC136681303 gene encoding tripartite motif-containing protein 16-like has protein sequence MAEASVLLDQDQLVCSVCLDFLKEPVTIPCGHSFCMVCINDCWDQEDQTGVYSCPQCRETLTLRPVLRRNNFIAEILEKLKKTPLQMTPPAGPGDVKCDFCTGRKLKAVQSCLVCLVSLCEAHLKPHREVPALRKHKLVKASSQLQENVCSQHDKLMEIYCRTDHSCICYLCTMHEHKGHDTVAAVAERTHRQSEALVRFQKFLQAKEEKLLELKNGVETLKSCAQTAVEDSGRMFTELTESIGRRCSEVKELIRAQEKTELIQTEELIQQLETEISDLKRRRAELEQLSHSEDHIQFLQGSQSLCDFPENEESSKTMLRQNLSFNKVNKTLCDLKERVEQICSEEFSKIPPQTAAVRLILPSIPKTREDFLQYWCELSLDPNTNHSCLTLSDNNRVVQMGYNQNRYSYPDSPERFYSYYQVLCVESVSGRCYWEVECTGWVSVSVSYKDIGRKSSGHECKFGYNDQSWSLWCLSPFSFWHKSIQVTLQAQPCSRIGVYVDHGGGTLSFYSVSDTMTPIHTIHTTFTQPLYAGFELNANSSAKLCDP, from the exons ATGGCAGAGGCCAGTGTTTTGTTAGATCAGGACCAGTTGGTCTGTTCAGTGTGTCTGGATTTTTTGAAAGAGCCTGTGACTATTCCCTGTGGACACAGTTTCTGTATGGTGTGTATTAACGACTGCTGGGATCAGGAGGATCAGACAGGGGTCTACAGCTGCCCCCAGTGCAGAGAGACCCTCACTCTGAGGCCTGTTCTACGCAGAAACAACTTCATAGCTGAAATACTGGAGAAACTGAAGAAGACGCCGCTGCAGATGACGCCTCCTGCTGGACCCGGAGACGTGAAGTGTGATTTCTGCACCGGGAGAAAACTCAAAGCTGTACAGTCCTGCCTTGTGTGTCTGGTCTCATTGTGTGAAGCCCACCTCAAACCCCACCGTGAGGTTCCTGCTCTGAGAAAACACAAGCTGGTCAAAGCCTCCTCACAGCTCCAAGAGAACGTCTGCTCTCAGCACGACAAGCTGATGGAGATCTACTGTCGCACGGACCACAGTTGCATCTGCTATCTGTGTACAATGCACGAGCATAAAGGCCACGACACGGTCGCTGCTGTCGCAGAGAGAACCCACAGACAG AGTGAGGCGCTGGTGAGATTTCAGAAGTTTCTCCAGGCGAAGGAGGAGAAACTGTTGGAGCTAAAGAATGGAGTGGAAACTCTAAAG AGCTGTGCTCAGACGGCGGTGGAGGACAGTGGGAGGATGTTCACTGAACTGACTGAGTCCATTGGGAGAAGATGCTCTGAGGTAAAAGAGCTGATCCGAGCTCAGGAGAAGACTGAACTGATTCAAActgaagaactcattcagcagCTGGAGACGGAGATCTCTGATCTAAAGAGGAGACGAGCGGAGCTAGAGCAGCTCTCCCACTCAGAGGATCACATCCAGTTCCTCCAG GGTTCTCAGTCTCTCTGCGACTTTCCTGAAAACGAGGAATCATCCAAGACCATGCTACGTCAAAATCTCTCATtcaacaaagtaaacaaaactCTCTGTGACCTGAAGGAGAGAGTAGAGCAAATCTGCAGCGAGGAATTCAGCAAAATCCCTCCACAGA CTGCTGCAGTTCGATTAATTTTACCCTCTATTCCAAAGACCAGAGAAGACTTTCTCCAGT ATTGGTGTGAGCTGAGTCTGGATCCCAACACAAATCATAGTTGCCTCACTCTGTCTGACAATAACAGAGTGGTGCAGATGGGTTATAACCAAAATCGGTATTCTTATCCTGATAGTCCAGAGAGATTTTACTCTTATTACCAGGTGctgtgtgtggagagtgtgaGTGGACGTTGTTATTGGGAGGTTGAGTGCACTGGTTGGGTGTCAGTATCAGTGTCTTATAAAGACATTGGAAGGAAAAGTAGTGGTCATGAATGTAAGTTTGGATACAATGATCAGtcttggagtctgtggtgtttgtCCCCTTTCTCTTTCTGGCATAAAAGTATTCAGGTTACTCTCCAAGCCCAGCCATGCTCCAGAATTGGAGTGTATGTGGATCATGGAGGAGgaactctgtccttctacagtgTCTCTGACACAATGACCCCCATACACACCATCCACACCACCTTCACTCAGCCGCTCTACGCTGGGTTTGAGCTTAATGCGAACTCATCGGCTAAACTCTGTGACCCTTGA